A region from the Paraurantiacibacter namhicola genome encodes:
- a CDS encoding pseudouridine synthase, with product MQPQQLSADAMSDYDPLKNSASPAKTPEAAGSDPSGRPEGERIAKLLARAGVASRREVERMIGDGRIAIDGKVLDTPATIIPHLRGVTVDGKPVGKPDRTRLYRFHKPEGLLTAERDFSGRPTIYTALRNALPADTPRLMPVGRLDLNTEGLLLMTNDGELKRAMELPSSGIPRTYRARTFGDISQAQLEDLMDGIEVEGVRYGPIDANLERRTGRNQWIELTLAEGKNREVRRVLEHLGLKVSRLIRTAYGPFPLADLPRGQADELKKQDVDRFRSGLKKV from the coding sequence ATGCAGCCTCAACAGCTAAGCGCCGATGCCATGTCCGATTACGATCCCCTCAAGAACTCAGCCAGCCCCGCGAAAACGCCCGAGGCCGCCGGCTCCGATCCCTCGGGCCGCCCGGAAGGCGAACGTATCGCAAAGCTGCTGGCCCGCGCCGGTGTCGCCAGCCGGCGCGAGGTGGAGCGCATGATCGGCGATGGCCGCATCGCCATCGATGGGAAGGTGCTGGACACGCCCGCCACCATCATCCCGCACCTGCGCGGCGTGACGGTGGACGGCAAGCCGGTGGGCAAGCCCGACCGCACGCGGCTTTACCGCTTCCACAAACCCGAAGGCCTGCTGACGGCGGAGCGCGACTTCTCAGGCCGGCCCACGATTTACACCGCGCTGCGCAATGCCCTGCCCGCCGATACGCCGCGGCTGATGCCGGTCGGGCGGCTGGACCTCAATACCGAGGGCCTGTTGCTGATGACCAACGATGGCGAGCTGAAACGCGCCATGGAACTGCCCAGCAGCGGAATCCCGCGCACGTACCGCGCCCGCACCTTCGGCGACATCAGCCAAGCCCAGCTGGAAGATTTGATGGACGGTATCGAGGTCGAGGGCGTGCGTTACGGCCCGATCGACGCGAATCTGGAGCGGCGCACGGGCCGCAACCAGTGGATCGAACTGACGCTGGCGGAAGGCAAGAACCGCGAGGTTCGCCGCGTTCTGGAACACCTCGGCCTGAAGGTCAGCCGCCTGATCCGCACCGCCTACGGCCCCTTCCCGCTGGCCGACCTGCCGCGCGGGCAGGCGGACGAGCTGAAGAAGCAGGACGTGGACCGGTTCCGCAGCGGCCTGAAGAAGGTCTGA
- a CDS encoding AmpG family muropeptide MFS transporter, translated as MAEAAAKTKPGWGTLARSLKNPKSGFMALFGFAQGLPPALFLGTLYAWLSEAEVDLETMGVFSLVGLAYAFQFLWSPLLDKVDIPGLRRLGKRKQWIAPMQLTVGIALLVMSFLDPGSALGWFSLLAAIGAFASATQDIAINAWRIDVADEVATLDILSTITQMGFRMAALVGGALGLIIAERIGWPQTYLIMGGIMLAIGIASLFAPDADVAKRSAATDAAADAEVAELYNAGEVTPQVRNRALLAVGILWAWAIGTVVVFMVRSMTAMPEDRPDVTLFTATYGPLIVLATVVLPAFIAAWVARQKRNGTNVITAAPGVGAGHKVTFADHLYRALVLPLVEFVGRIGWSLVLILALVLTYRICDSIWGVFAYPFYLGELGYTGDEVAFASKFFGVFAIILGLALGGWIITKFGRMFTLTLGAILAAATNLLYADLAAGGATMQAASDFIGFTKLIAWMAPFGSEGLPRLTFTIFWENLAIGIAGAAYIAWLSSIVAKEYAAVQYALLASLTLLVGTLGRGALGQMIEDRGYYFVFIFTALIGVVAVVLCIMEWIREARGGKDAGVVQPDPVVARGA; from the coding sequence ATGGCAGAGGCAGCAGCGAAGACGAAGCCGGGATGGGGCACGCTCGCCCGGTCGCTGAAGAACCCCAAGAGCGGGTTCATGGCGCTGTTTGGCTTCGCGCAGGGCCTGCCGCCCGCGCTGTTCCTCGGCACGCTGTATGCCTGGCTGAGCGAGGCGGAAGTGGATCTGGAGACGATGGGAGTCTTCAGCCTCGTCGGCCTGGCCTACGCCTTCCAGTTCCTGTGGTCGCCGCTGCTCGACAAGGTCGACATCCCGGGCCTTAGGCGGCTGGGCAAGCGCAAGCAGTGGATTGCGCCCATGCAGCTGACGGTGGGCATCGCGCTGCTGGTGATGAGCTTCCTCGACCCCGGTAGCGCGCTCGGCTGGTTCAGCCTGCTGGCCGCCATCGGCGCCTTCGCCAGCGCCACGCAGGACATTGCCATCAACGCCTGGCGTATCGACGTGGCGGACGAGGTCGCGACGCTGGATATCCTTTCCACCATCACGCAGATGGGCTTCCGCATGGCGGCGCTGGTCGGCGGCGCGCTGGGCCTGATCATCGCCGAGCGGATCGGCTGGCCGCAGACTTACCTGATCATGGGCGGCATCATGCTGGCCATCGGTATCGCCAGCCTGTTCGCGCCCGATGCGGATGTGGCGAAGCGCAGCGCCGCCACGGATGCCGCCGCCGATGCCGAGGTCGCCGAGCTGTACAACGCTGGCGAAGTCACCCCGCAGGTCCGTAATCGCGCGCTGCTGGCGGTGGGCATCTTGTGGGCCTGGGCCATCGGGACGGTCGTTGTCTTCATGGTGCGCAGCATGACTGCCATGCCGGAGGACCGGCCGGATGTGACGCTGTTCACGGCCACCTATGGCCCGCTGATCGTGCTTGCCACGGTGGTGCTGCCGGCCTTCATCGCCGCCTGGGTCGCCCGCCAGAAGCGCAACGGTACCAATGTTATCACCGCCGCGCCGGGCGTGGGGGCAGGGCACAAGGTGACCTTTGCGGACCACCTGTACCGCGCGCTCGTGCTGCCACTGGTCGAATTCGTCGGCCGCATCGGCTGGTCGCTGGTGCTGATCCTGGCGCTGGTACTGACTTATCGCATCTGCGATTCCATCTGGGGCGTGTTCGCGTATCCGTTCTACCTGGGTGAGCTGGGTTACACCGGGGACGAAGTGGCCTTTGCCTCCAAGTTCTTCGGTGTCTTTGCCATCATCCTGGGCCTCGCGCTGGGCGGGTGGATCATCACCAAGTTCGGCCGCATGTTCACGCTGACGCTGGGCGCGATCCTGGCCGCTGCAACCAACCTGCTTTATGCGGACCTGGCCGCGGGCGGGGCGACCATGCAGGCGGCGAGCGATTTCATCGGCTTCACCAAGCTGATCGCCTGGATGGCGCCATTTGGTAGCGAAGGCCTGCCGCGCCTAACCTTCACGATCTTCTGGGAAAACCTCGCCATCGGCATCGCGGGCGCAGCCTATATCGCCTGGCTTTCCAGCATCGTGGCAAAGGAATATGCCGCCGTGCAATATGCCCTGCTGGCCTCGCTCACGCTGCTGGTCGGCACGCTGGGCCGCGGTGCGCTGGGGCAGATGATCGAGGATCGCGGCTATTACTTCGTCTTCATCTTCACCGCGCTGATCGGTGTGGTCGCTGTGGTGCTGTGCATCATGGAATGGATCCGCGAGGCGCGCGGCGGCAAGGATGCGGGCGTGGTGCAGCCGGACCCGGTGGTGGCGCGCGGCGCCTAG
- a CDS encoding bifunctional folylpolyglutamate synthase/dihydrofolate synthase, which yields MKDFATHDDPAVQAQLNRLQALSLPHGRIGLETIRTLLDRLGNPQDSLPPTFHVAGTNGKGSTCAFLLAMLEADGKTVHSATKPHLVRYNERIRIAGELVSDAMLAALLKEVLDASEDLDPSFFEVTTAATFLAFSREPADACIIEVGLGGRFDATNVMQRPAACGIASLGIDHEHFLLVPEEGVPETPIVRIAFEKSGIARPGSPLCVQEYLREDVRLEIERRAGLAEAPLHMRGREWWADVGDAINYRDKHGELALPLPTLPGRHQADNAALAVAMLRHQDFVTVSPAAMAEGIRSASWPARIQTLGEGPLTRILPGRTVLLDGGHNADAADALAAHVAGLPQPVHAVVGMMAAKDARTFLAILGPFFESLQAVPIVGSAHIDTQELVEIARETLPASQPATSVKAALQAIADNTPAQGTVLICGSLYLAGQVLEANGEIPG from the coding sequence ATGAAGGATTTCGCCACGCATGACGATCCGGCGGTGCAGGCGCAGCTGAACCGCCTGCAGGCGCTCAGCCTGCCCCATGGGCGCATCGGGCTGGAAACCATCCGCACGCTGCTGGACCGGCTCGGCAATCCGCAAGACAGCCTGCCGCCCACATTCCATGTCGCTGGCACCAATGGCAAGGGCAGCACCTGCGCCTTCCTGCTCGCCATGCTGGAGGCGGACGGGAAGACGGTCCACTCCGCCACCAAGCCGCACCTCGTACGCTATAACGAACGCATCCGCATCGCGGGCGAGCTGGTGTCCGACGCAATGCTGGCCGCGCTGCTGAAGGAGGTGCTGGACGCCAGCGAGGACCTTGACCCCAGCTTCTTCGAGGTCACGACGGCTGCCACTTTCCTCGCCTTCTCGCGCGAGCCTGCGGATGCCTGCATCATCGAGGTCGGGCTGGGCGGACGCTTCGATGCGACCAATGTGATGCAGCGCCCCGCCGCCTGCGGGATCGCCAGCCTTGGCATCGATCACGAGCATTTCCTGCTGGTGCCGGAGGAAGGCGTGCCGGAAACGCCCATCGTGCGCATCGCCTTCGAGAAATCCGGCATCGCCCGCCCGGGCTCGCCGCTATGCGTGCAGGAATATCTGCGCGAGGACGTACGGCTGGAGATCGAGCGCCGCGCGGGGCTGGCCGAGGCGCCGCTGCACATGCGCGGGCGCGAATGGTGGGCCGATGTGGGTGACGCCATCAATTACCGCGACAAGCATGGCGAGCTCGCCCTACCCCTGCCGACTCTGCCCGGCAGGCACCAGGCCGACAATGCCGCACTGGCCGTCGCCATGTTGCGGCACCAGGACTTCGTTACCGTCTCCCCCGCCGCCATGGCAGAGGGTATCCGCAGTGCCAGCTGGCCTGCGCGTATCCAGACGTTGGGCGAAGGCCCGCTCACCCGCATCCTGCCCGGCCGCACCGTGCTGCTGGACGGCGGGCACAATGCCGATGCGGCAGACGCGCTGGCGGCGCATGTCGCCGGGCTGCCGCAGCCCGTGCATGCGGTGGTGGGGATGATGGCGGCGAAGGATGCGCGCACCTTCCTCGCCATCCTCGGCCCGTTCTTCGAAAGCCTGCAGGCCGTGCCCATCGTCGGCTCCGCCCACATCGATACGCAGGAACTGGTGGAGATCGCGCGCGAGACCCTGCCCGCCAGCCAGCCAGCTACCAGCGTAAAGGCAGCCCTTCAGGCGATTGCCGACAACACGCCTGCACAGGGGACGGTCCTCATCTGCGGCTCGCTATACCTCGCGGGACAGGTCCTGGAAGCGAACGGCGAAATCCCGGGCTAG
- the accD gene encoding acetyl-CoA carboxylase, carboxyltransferase subunit beta, giving the protein MNWLSRVRNSLPFVQKRDTPDNLWVKCPRCSEMIFAKEYAENLSVCPRCDHHGRIGADERLMQLLDQGYEVLPEPEVREDPLKFKDSKRYSDRLKAARANNPHRDAFQSAYGTIGGNPAVVGVQDFTFMGGSMGMAVGTAFCEAAERALDEQCGFVVVTAAGGARMQEGILSLMQMPRATVMTRRLKEAGLPYIVVLADPTTGGVTASYAMLGDVQIAEPDALIGFAGQRVIQETIREQLPAGFQRAEYLYEHGMVDMVVHRSELKETLARTLAYLNPEAAAA; this is encoded by the coding sequence ATGAACTGGCTTTCCCGCGTCCGCAATTCGCTGCCCTTCGTCCAGAAGCGCGACACGCCCGATAACCTCTGGGTGAAATGCCCGCGCTGCAGCGAAATGATCTTCGCCAAGGAATATGCGGAGAACCTGTCTGTCTGCCCGCGCTGCGACCATCACGGCCGCATCGGCGCGGACGAGCGGCTGATGCAGCTGCTGGACCAGGGTTACGAAGTGCTCCCCGAACCGGAGGTCCGCGAAGACCCGCTGAAGTTCAAGGATTCCAAGCGCTATTCTGACCGGCTGAAGGCCGCGCGCGCCAACAACCCGCATCGCGATGCCTTCCAGTCCGCCTATGGGACGATTGGCGGCAATCCGGCGGTCGTGGGCGTGCAGGACTTCACCTTCATGGGCGGCAGCATGGGCATGGCCGTGGGCACGGCCTTCTGCGAGGCGGCTGAGCGCGCGCTGGATGAACAATGCGGCTTCGTGGTCGTCACCGCAGCCGGGGGCGCGCGCATGCAGGAAGGCATCCTGTCGCTAATGCAGATGCCCCGCGCCACGGTGATGACGCGCCGCCTGAAAGAGGCAGGCCTGCCCTATATCGTGGTTCTTGCGGATCCGACCACCGGCGGCGTCACTGCCAGCTATGCCATGCTGGGCGATGTCCAGATTGCCGAGCCCGATGCATTGATCGGTTTTGCCGGGCAACGCGTGATCCAGGAGACGATCCGCGAGCAGCTGCCCGCAGGCTTCCAGCGCGCCGAATACCTTTACGAGCACGGCATGGTGGACATGGTAGTCCACCGCAGCGAGCTGAAGGAAACGCTGGCCCGAACGCTGGCTTACCTCAATCCGGAAGCCGCCGCCGCTTAA
- the trpA gene encoding tryptophan synthase subunit alpha, which produces MTRLSTTFSAPRPALVCFVTAGDGDTAANLDALVAGGADVIELGMPFTDPMADGPAIQAANIRSLGAGTRTADVMQIAADFRARHPDVPLVLMGYANPMVRRGPEWFADEAAKAGVDGVICVDLAPEEDRDLGPALRAKDIALIRLATPTTDDARLPAVLNGSGGFLYYVSVAGITGKQQAALDSIEEAVARLKRHTDLPVAVGFGVRTPDQARAFARVADGVVVGSALVEIVGEHGKDAPAKLRELVSALAEAVHSARNS; this is translated from the coding sequence ATGACCCGCCTTTCCACCACCTTCTCAGCCCCGCGTCCTGCGCTCGTCTGCTTCGTCACCGCTGGCGATGGCGACACGGCGGCCAATCTCGATGCGCTCGTAGCGGGCGGCGCGGATGTGATCGAGCTGGGCATGCCCTTCACCGATCCGATGGCCGATGGTCCGGCGATCCAGGCGGCGAATATCCGCAGCCTCGGCGCGGGGACGCGCACCGCAGATGTCATGCAGATCGCCGCCGATTTCCGCGCGCGGCATCCGGATGTGCCGCTGGTGCTGATGGGCTATGCCAACCCGATGGTGCGGCGCGGGCCGGAATGGTTCGCGGACGAAGCCGCCAAGGCGGGCGTCGACGGGGTGATCTGCGTGGACCTCGCGCCGGAGGAGGACCGCGACCTCGGGCCTGCCCTGCGCGCGAAGGACATCGCCCTCATCCGCCTCGCCACGCCGACCACAGACGATGCGCGCCTGCCCGCCGTGCTCAATGGCTCGGGCGGGTTCCTTTATTACGTCAGCGTTGCGGGCATCACCGGCAAGCAGCAGGCGGCGCTGGACAGCATCGAGGAAGCGGTCGCGCGGCTCAAGAGGCACACCGACCTGCCCGTCGCCGTCGGCTTCGGCGTGCGCACGCCGGACCAGGCCCGCGCCTTTGCCCGCGTGGCGGACGGCGTCGTGGTCGGCAGCGCGCTGGTCGAAATCGTGGGCGAGCATGGCAAGGATGCCCCGGCGAAGCTGCGCGAGCTCGTCTCGGCCCTTGCCGAAGCCGTGCATTCTGCGCGAAACAGCTGA
- a CDS encoding endonuclease domain-containing protein: protein MRDADLTRHAKAMRREMTEPETRLWLELRASRFQSVKFRRQKVIGRYIVDFAANDPKLVVEVDGDTHAGQHNYDGRRTESLEAQGYTVIRFTNSDVMGNMHGVLTRLADVIASLRAQPPLPTLSPEGERAISGATNSLSPSGERVGERGKP, encoded by the coding sequence ATGCGCGACGCAGATCTCACGAGGCACGCCAAAGCCATGCGGCGGGAAATGACCGAGCCGGAAACGCGTTTGTGGCTCGAACTGCGCGCTTCGCGGTTTCAGAGCGTTAAATTCCGGCGGCAGAAGGTCATTGGGCGGTATATTGTAGACTTCGCGGCCAACGATCCCAAGCTGGTTGTGGAGGTAGATGGCGACACGCACGCCGGCCAACATAATTATGACGGACGCCGCACTGAAAGTTTGGAAGCTCAAGGATACACGGTGATCAGGTTCACAAACTCTGACGTAATGGGAAACATGCACGGCGTTCTGACACGACTTGCCGACGTGATCGCAAGCTTGCGTGCGCAGCCCCCTCTCCCAACCCTCTCCCCTGAAGGGGAGAGGGCTATTTCCGGCGCCACGAACTCCCTCTCCCCTTCAGGGGAGAGGGTCGGGGAGAGGGGAAAGCCATGA
- the trpB gene encoding tryptophan synthase subunit beta, translating to MGNQANSFRNQPDDRGHFGQFGGRYVAETLMPLILDLEKHYRAAQADPDFKAEFDHLLEHYVGRPSPLYHAERLTEELRKDAPEGMGAEVWFKRDELNHTGAHKINNCIGQILLAIRMGKTRIIAETGAGQHGVATATVCARFGLPCTVYMGAEDVRRQSPNVFRMKLLGATINPVESGRGTLKDAMNEALRDWVANVHDTFYIIGTAAGPHPYPELVRDFQSVIGKEARVQMQERTGKLPDMAVACIGGGSNAIGLFHPFLDDPDVRLLGVEAAGHGLDGDEHAASLAGGFPGVLHGNKTYLLQDEDGQITEGHSISAGLDYPGIGPEHAWLKETGRVEYTSATDKEALDAFQLLCRTEGIIPALEPSHAIAAVAKLAPTMRRDQTILMNLCGRGDKDIFTVAEALGVEI from the coding sequence GTGGGTAATCAGGCAAACAGCTTCCGCAACCAGCCCGATGATCGCGGGCATTTCGGCCAGTTCGGCGGGCGCTATGTCGCCGAAACGCTGATGCCGCTGATCCTGGACCTGGAAAAGCATTACCGCGCCGCGCAGGCGGACCCGGATTTCAAGGCCGAGTTCGATCACCTGCTGGAACATTACGTCGGCCGTCCCAGCCCGCTCTATCACGCTGAACGCTTGACCGAGGAACTGCGCAAGGACGCGCCGGAAGGCATGGGCGCGGAAGTCTGGTTCAAGCGGGACGAGCTGAACCACACCGGCGCGCACAAGATCAACAATTGCATCGGGCAGATCCTGCTCGCCATCCGCATGGGCAAGACACGCATCATCGCGGAAACCGGGGCGGGCCAGCACGGCGTCGCCACCGCGACGGTCTGCGCGCGCTTCGGCCTGCCCTGCACGGTTTACATGGGCGCCGAAGACGTGCGGCGGCAATCGCCCAACGTCTTCCGCATGAAGCTGCTGGGCGCGACCATCAACCCGGTCGAAAGTGGGCGAGGCACGCTAAAGGATGCGATGAACGAGGCGCTGCGCGACTGGGTCGCCAACGTCCACGACACCTTCTACATCATCGGCACGGCCGCCGGCCCGCACCCCTATCCGGAGCTGGTGCGCGATTTCCAGAGCGTGATCGGCAAGGAAGCCCGCGTCCAGATGCAGGAGCGCACGGGCAAGCTGCCGGACATGGCAGTGGCCTGCATCGGCGGCGGCAGCAATGCCATCGGCCTGTTCCATCCCTTCCTCGACGATCCCGATGTCCGCCTGCTGGGCGTGGAGGCCGCGGGCCACGGGCTGGACGGAGACGAACACGCCGCCAGCCTGGCGGGCGGCTTCCCCGGCGTGCTGCACGGCAACAAGACCTATTTGCTGCAGGACGAGGATGGCCAGATCACCGAGGGCCACTCGATAAGCGCAGGCCTCGATTACCCCGGCATCGGCCCGGAACACGCGTGGCTGAAGGAAACCGGCCGCGTCGAATACACCAGCGCGACGGACAAGGAGGCACTCGACGCCTTCCAGCTGCTCTGCCGCACCGAAGGTATCATCCCCGCGCTGGAGCCAAGCCACGCCATCGCCGCCGTGGCGAAACTCGCCCCGACCATGCGCCGCGACCAGACCATCCTGATGAATCTGTGCGGCCGCGGGGACAAGGACATCTTCACCGTGGCGGAAGCGCTGGGAGTGGAGATCTAA
- a CDS encoding phosphoribosylanthranilate isomerase: MQTGIKICGLSTPETVDAAVAAGATHVGFVHFEKSPRHVSVEQAAALRARVPREVKSVLLTVNMDAVSHIRALDAVKPDIAQAHGNERAEYLGLLRKNAPVEVWKACGIKNAQSLEDVKRYHGALDLILYDAAPGVLPGGNGLALDWDLLAGYQHPVPWGLAGGLTPDNVGDAIRTTRPPLVDVSSGVESAPGVKDVDLIRAFCEAVRAA, from the coding sequence ATGCAGACCGGAATCAAGATTTGCGGGCTTTCCACGCCCGAAACCGTCGATGCAGCCGTGGCCGCAGGGGCGACGCATGTGGGCTTCGTCCATTTCGAGAAGAGCCCGCGGCATGTCTCGGTGGAGCAGGCAGCCGCCCTACGCGCCCGCGTCCCGCGCGAGGTGAAGAGCGTGCTGCTGACGGTGAACATGGACGCCGTCTCCCACATCCGCGCGCTGGATGCGGTGAAGCCGGACATCGCCCAGGCGCATGGGAACGAGCGCGCCGAATACCTCGGCCTGCTGCGCAAGAACGCACCGGTGGAAGTATGGAAGGCTTGCGGCATCAAGAACGCGCAATCGCTGGAAGACGTGAAGCGCTACCACGGCGCGCTTGACCTGATCCTGTACGATGCCGCGCCGGGCGTGCTGCCGGGCGGCAATGGCCTGGCGCTCGACTGGGACCTGCTCGCCGGATACCAGCATCCCGTTCCCTGGGGTCTGGCTGGCGGGCTGACGCCGGACAATGTCGGCGATGCCATCCGCACAACACGCCCGCCGCTGGTGGACGTATCCAGCGGCGTTGAAAGCGCGCCGGGCGTAAAGGACGTGGACTTGATCCGCGCCTTCTGCGAGGCGGTTCGCGCAGCGTAA
- a CDS encoding GNAT family N-acetyltransferase — protein MTTVVAARPDDAPEVEELIECGYRGDSARRGWTHEADILYDKRCAPGQIAGMLADPAVTILLARSGKELLGCVALTRRPGGVLYLGMLCVMPDLQSAGLGRTLLDAAEDLAREEGTLTITMQVIDTRHSLIAWYERRGYAQTGETAPFPVSLDPPLTFTILEKRLETA, from the coding sequence TTGACGACTGTCGTTGCGGCTCGCCCCGACGATGCCCCCGAGGTCGAAGAACTGATAGAATGCGGCTATCGCGGAGACAGCGCGCGGCGCGGCTGGACCCACGAAGCCGATATCCTTTACGACAAGAGATGCGCGCCCGGACAGATTGCGGGCATGCTCGCCGACCCGGCCGTGACCATCCTGCTCGCACGATCCGGGAAAGAATTGCTTGGCTGTGTCGCGCTCACCCGGCGGCCCGGCGGCGTCTTATATCTGGGCATGCTCTGCGTGATGCCGGACCTGCAATCGGCAGGTCTGGGCCGAACCTTGCTCGACGCAGCGGAAGACCTGGCCCGCGAAGAGGGGACATTGACGATCACGATGCAGGTCATCGACACACGCCATTCCCTGATCGCGTGGTATGAGCGGCGCGGCTACGCGCAAACCGGCGAGACTGCGCCCTTTCCGGTGTCGCTCGATCCGCCCCTCACCTTCACGATACTGGAAAAGCGGCTGGAGACGGCCTGA
- the pyrF gene encoding orotidine-5'-phosphate decarboxylase — MSNPVYLALDLPQLDAAKALAQKVKGHVGGVKLGLEFFCAHGHHGVHEIAHLGLPIFLDLKLHDIPNTVAGAMQAIHVLEPAIVTVHASGGRAMMEDAKAAAGEHCKVVAVTMLTSLDERDMARTGITGTPHEHVLRLAELAEASGLDGIVCSGHEVKSVHDQWKDGYFVVPGLRPAGASVGDQKRVVTPRHARDDGASVLVIGRPISRADDPAQAARDIEATL; from the coding sequence GTGAGCAACCCGGTCTACCTCGCGCTCGACCTTCCGCAGCTCGATGCTGCCAAGGCGCTGGCGCAGAAGGTGAAGGGCCATGTCGGCGGGGTGAAGCTGGGCCTCGAATTTTTCTGCGCGCATGGCCACCATGGCGTGCACGAGATTGCGCATCTGGGCCTGCCGATCTTCCTCGACCTGAAGCTGCATGACATTCCCAATACGGTCGCAGGCGCAATGCAGGCGATCCACGTGCTGGAACCCGCCATCGTCACCGTCCACGCCAGCGGCGGGCGCGCGATGATGGAAGACGCCAAGGCTGCGGCGGGCGAGCATTGCAAGGTCGTGGCCGTCACCATGCTCACCAGCCTGGACGAGCGCGACATGGCGCGCACGGGCATCACCGGCACGCCGCACGAACACGTCCTGCGCCTGGCCGAACTGGCAGAGGCGAGCGGGCTGGACGGTATCGTGTGCTCCGGCCACGAGGTGAAATCGGTCCATGACCAGTGGAAGGATGGCTATTTCGTCGTTCCCGGCCTGCGCCCTGCGGGTGCATCCGTGGGCGACCAGAAACGCGTCGTCACCCCCCGCCATGCCCGCGACGACGGCGCCAGCGTCCTCGTCATCGGCCGCCCCATCAGCCGCGCGGACGATCCCGCACAGGCGGCGAGGGATATAGAGGCGACGCTTTGA
- the purB gene encoding adenylosuccinate lyase: protein MVPRYSRPAMTALWEPEAKFRIWFEIEAHATEKLGELGVVPESAGKALWAWWATDPKIDVEAIDAIEAVTKHDVIAFLTWVADNVGDQARFMHQGMTSSDVLDTTLAVQLARSADILLEDLDRLLAALKTRAQEHKFTPTIGRSHGIHAEPVTFGLKLAEAYAEFSRCRERLVFARREIATCAVSGAVGTFANIDPAVEAHVAERLGLAVEPVSTQVIPRDRHAMFFAVLAVIASSIERLAVEVRHLQRTEVLEAEEYFSPGQKGSSAMPHKRNPILTENLTGLARVVRGAVVPAMENVALWHERDISHSSVERFIGPDACITLDFALARLTGVVEKLLVYPERMQKNMDRMGGLIHSQRVLLALTQNGVSREDAYRLVQRNAMKVWESDGALSLLDLLKADDEVTAALTHEQLEERFDLDYHFKHVDTIFDRVFG, encoded by the coding sequence ATGGTCCCCCGTTATTCCCGCCCCGCCATGACCGCCCTGTGGGAGCCGGAGGCGAAATTCCGCATCTGGTTCGAGATCGAGGCGCATGCGACGGAAAAGCTGGGCGAGCTGGGCGTCGTGCCGGAAAGTGCGGGCAAGGCGCTGTGGGCTTGGTGGGCCACCGATCCAAAGATCGACGTGGAAGCCATCGACGCGATCGAGGCGGTGACAAAGCACGATGTCATCGCCTTCCTGACATGGGTGGCGGACAATGTGGGCGACCAGGCCCGCTTCATGCACCAGGGCATGACCAGTTCGGACGTGCTGGACACCACGCTGGCGGTGCAGCTTGCCCGCTCCGCCGATATCCTGCTGGAAGACCTCGACCGCCTGCTGGCCGCGCTGAAGACCCGCGCACAGGAGCACAAGTTCACTCCCACCATCGGCCGTAGCCATGGCATCCACGCAGAACCCGTCACCTTCGGCCTGAAGCTGGCCGAGGCCTATGCCGAATTCAGCCGTTGCCGCGAGCGGCTGGTCTTCGCCCGGCGCGAAATCGCGACCTGCGCAGTCAGCGGCGCAGTGGGCACCTTTGCCAATATCGACCCGGCCGTGGAAGCCCATGTGGCGGAACGGCTGGGCCTGGCCGTCGAACCGGTAAGCACGCAGGTGATCCCGCGCGACCGGCACGCCATGTTCTTTGCCGTGCTGGCCGTCATCGCCAGTTCCATCGAGCGGCTGGCGGTGGAAGTGCGCCACTTGCAGCGCACCGAAGTTCTGGAAGCGGAGGAGTATTTCTCCCCCGGCCAGAAGGGGTCGAGCGCCATGCCGCACAAGCGCAACCCGATCCTGACGGAAAACCTCACCGGCCTCGCCCGCGTGGTCCGCGGCGCGGTGGTCCCGGCGATGGAAAACGTGGCGCTGTGGCACGAGCGGGACATCTCCCACTCCTCCGTGGAACGCTTCATCGGCCCGGACGCCTGCATCACGCTGGACTTTGCCCTCGCCCGCCTGACCGGCGTGGTGGAGAAGCTGCTCGTCTATCCCGAGCGCATGCAGAAAAACATGGACCGCATGGGCGGCCTTATCCATTCGCAGCGCGTGCTTCTGGCCCTCACCCAGAACGGGGTGAGCCGCGAGGATGCCTACCGCCTCGTCCAGCGCAACGCGATGAAGGTGTGGGAATCGGACGGCGCGCTTTCGCTGCTCGACCTGTTGAAGGCCGACGATGAAGTCACCGCCGCCCTCACGCATGAGCAGTTGGAAGAGCGTTTCGACCTCGATTACCATTTCAAGCACGTCGACACGATCTTCGACCGGGTTTTCGGATAA